In a genomic window of Gammaproteobacteria bacterium:
- a CDS encoding polysaccharide deacetylase family protein: LTQSRHYDFVPIIDREPFRLPDGARVAVMPYLNIEHFPADIPGTALVPGTQQFNPDPLNYGWRDYGNRVGLWRMADLLDECDARATVCLNSEIIREYPRILEEGMARNWAWIGHGVNNAPANFISNIDEDREREILSAVLTSMEETIGRPTKGWLSPFLTHTDNTPRLLEEFGVEYLCDYTADDHPFRFNTPKNNLIAVPYTVELNDIPAFGNVGVSSEAFGDMIIDQFDVLYEEGATNARCMPICLHTFWVGQPNKFKHLARAFRYMAKHEGVWFTTGDDVNDWYRANFM; the protein is encoded by the coding sequence CTGACTCAATCCAGGCATTACGACTTCGTGCCCATCATCGACCGCGAGCCGTTCAGGCTGCCCGACGGGGCCCGCGTAGCGGTAATGCCTTACCTGAACATCGAGCATTTCCCGGCCGACATCCCCGGAACCGCGCTGGTTCCGGGCACCCAGCAGTTCAATCCCGACCCGCTGAACTACGGCTGGCGGGACTACGGCAACCGTGTCGGACTGTGGCGCATGGCCGACCTGCTCGACGAGTGCGATGCCCGTGCGACCGTGTGCCTGAATTCCGAAATCATCCGCGAGTACCCGCGCATCCTCGAAGAAGGCATGGCCCGCAACTGGGCCTGGATCGGGCACGGCGTCAACAACGCACCCGCCAACTTCATCAGCAATATCGACGAGGACCGCGAGCGGGAGATCCTGAGTGCGGTGCTGACGTCCATGGAGGAAACGATCGGGCGACCCACCAAGGGCTGGCTCAGTCCGTTCCTGACCCACACGGACAACACGCCGCGCCTGCTGGAGGAGTTCGGCGTGGAGTACCTGTGCGACTACACCGCCGACGACCACCCGTTCCGCTTCAATACGCCGAAAAACAACCTGATCGCCGTGCCCTACACGGTGGAATTGAACGATATTCCGGCGTTCGGCAACGTTGGCGTGTCTTCGGAGGCGTTCGGCGACATGATCATCGACCAGTTCGACGTGCTCTACGAGGAAGGCGCGACCAACGCCCGCTGCATGCCCATCTGCCTGCACACCTTCTGGGTGGGCCAGCCGAACAAGTTCAAGCACCTGGCGCGCGCGTTCCGCTACATGGCGAAGCACGAAGGCGTCTGGTTCACCACCGGCGACGACGTCAACGACTGGTACCGCGCGAACTTCATGTAG
- a CDS encoding thiol:disulfide interchange protein: MIIERGASGNRKMEQGKGDNNLMRLHTRSDRILAICAGILISVAAFALKPAQAAPVKTGNTQAELLAEVASVTPGQPFTIGLNLTPDPGWHTYWINPGDAGKPAQLKWDAPEELEFGELKFPAPGFVPFMTMMSYGYNGPTLLLVDVIQTEPVSGDSLAISARASWLVCDDQVCIPERANLTLEIPVSGSGGTAPEAEEWRTAAFAEARALIPQDVEWPAVFSEREGEVVFDVATPLSMENAASVYLFPEAEGMIDHTVAQQVGLWADRLHVSVPAGRRVARYDDTGLVISVAVDGAPRQSFSLSAQRTEGPDEAETEAIASLSVTPGGGGYSSPGGGSQAGSGGSGSSPGPAGSDGNFLVGFVQAIGFAVLGGLILNLMPCVLPILSLKALGVAQMAGESPRAARNSGIQFLAGVLVSFLVLAALIIALRQGGQLVGWAFHMQNPLIVAILSLVMVGVGLNLLGAFEVNVGGGALGGKATQGKAGEFFTGVLAVLVATPCTAPFMAGAIGYALVQPAAVTVGVFLALGLGFALPYFVVSFLPDAQRLLPRPGAWMVSFRQALAFPMFGTAIWLYWVLGNQAGVNALTLALIAALALGLGTFGWNRRSAESYSRPWRTASVAGLLVVALSIWAVPRFTAAPDSTPVASNEVAYSAATLDELRSDEMPVFAYFTADWCITCKVNENVALKSDAVREYFSSEGVQVMVGDWTNEDPAITEILQRHGRAGVPLYLYFKPGADEALVLPQILTPNLVIEAVENA, encoded by the coding sequence TGCGCTTAAGCCGGCGCAGGCGGCGCCGGTCAAGACCGGTAACACGCAGGCCGAACTGCTGGCGGAGGTGGCAAGCGTCACACCGGGCCAGCCTTTCACAATTGGCCTCAATCTCACCCCCGATCCCGGTTGGCACACCTACTGGATCAATCCGGGCGACGCCGGCAAGCCGGCGCAACTCAAATGGGACGCTCCGGAGGAGTTGGAGTTCGGCGAACTGAAATTTCCCGCCCCCGGTTTCGTGCCCTTCATGACCATGATGAGCTACGGCTACAACGGGCCGACGCTCCTGCTGGTGGACGTGATTCAAACCGAGCCGGTGTCCGGCGATTCTCTGGCGATCAGCGCCCGGGCCTCGTGGCTGGTATGTGACGACCAGGTTTGTATTCCCGAGCGCGCGAACCTGACGCTCGAGATTCCGGTGTCCGGTTCGGGCGGAACGGCCCCCGAGGCCGAAGAATGGCGGACCGCGGCCTTTGCCGAGGCACGCGCGCTGATACCGCAGGACGTGGAGTGGCCTGCCGTTTTCTCCGAGCGTGAGGGCGAAGTGGTCTTCGACGTGGCCACGCCTCTTTCGATGGAAAACGCGGCCAGCGTTTACTTGTTCCCGGAAGCCGAAGGCATGATCGACCACACGGTCGCGCAGCAGGTGGGCCTTTGGGCGGACCGTCTCCATGTCAGCGTTCCTGCCGGTCGGCGGGTGGCCCGCTATGACGATACCGGTCTGGTGATTTCGGTGGCCGTGGACGGCGCTCCGCGGCAGTCGTTCAGTCTGTCGGCACAGCGCACGGAAGGCCCGGACGAAGCGGAGACGGAAGCGATTGCGAGCCTCAGCGTCACGCCCGGCGGGGGCGGGTACTCCAGCCCCGGCGGGGGAAGCCAGGCGGGCAGCGGCGGTTCGGGGTCCTCCCCGGGCCCGGCAGGTTCCGACGGAAATTTCCTGGTCGGGTTTGTGCAGGCAATCGGTTTTGCGGTCCTGGGCGGTCTGATCCTCAATCTCATGCCCTGCGTCTTGCCGATCCTGAGCCTCAAGGCGCTGGGCGTCGCCCAGATGGCGGGTGAAAGCCCGCGCGCCGCGCGCAATTCGGGCATACAGTTCCTCGCCGGCGTGCTGGTGAGTTTCCTGGTCCTCGCGGCGCTGATCATTGCATTGCGCCAGGGCGGTCAGCTCGTGGGCTGGGCATTTCACATGCAAAACCCGCTCATCGTTGCGATCCTCTCGCTGGTCATGGTTGGGGTGGGCCTCAATCTGCTCGGCGCGTTCGAAGTCAACGTAGGAGGGGGCGCGCTCGGCGGCAAGGCTACCCAGGGCAAGGCCGGCGAGTTCTTCACCGGCGTCCTGGCGGTGCTGGTGGCGACACCCTGCACCGCGCCCTTCATGGCGGGTGCGATCGGCTACGCGCTGGTGCAGCCGGCCGCGGTTACGGTCGGCGTGTTCCTGGCGCTTGGGCTGGGCTTTGCGCTCCCCTATTTCGTCGTTTCGTTCCTGCCCGATGCCCAGCGGCTACTGCCCAGGCCCGGCGCCTGGATGGTGAGTTTTCGCCAGGCGCTGGCGTTTCCGATGTTCGGAACGGCAATCTGGCTGTATTGGGTGCTCGGCAACCAGGCCGGAGTCAACGCGTTGACGCTGGCGCTGATCGCCGCCCTGGCCCTTGGGCTGGGCACGTTCGGATGGAATCGCCGCAGCGCCGAGAGCTATTCGCGCCCCTGGCGCACCGCAAGCGTAGCCGGACTGCTCGTGGTGGCGCTCAGCATCTGGGCGGTGCCGCGTTTTACGGCGGCGCCGGACAGCACGCCGGTGGCCTCAAACGAGGTGGCCTACTCGGCGGCAACGCTCGACGAGTTGCGCTCCGATGAGATGCCTGTGTTCGCCTACTTCACCGCCGACTGGTGCATCACCTGCAAGGTGAACGAGAACGTGGCGCTCAAGAGCGACGCGGTGAGGGAGTACTTTTCCAGTGAGGGCGTGCAGGTCATGGTGGGCGACTGGACCAACGAGGACCCGGCGATCACCGAGATTCTGCAGCGCCATGGACGGGCGGGCGTGCCGCTGTATCTCTATTTCAAGCCCGGGGCCGACGAGGCCTTGGTTCTGCCTCAGATTCTCACTCCGAACCTGGTCATCGAAGCGGTCGAGAACGCCTGA
- a CDS encoding redoxin domain-containing protein, with protein MECGCPASQGEGNLRSHRPVNRAAALFAVRLGQRPRLKETANMNYRCLIPALTAIALAACAETGDDAIGGTESNRYTITGDLSSVYENGEFVVWTPAPKEDAAGAGVMTAATSMSGAGNSESSLRDGLNVVAEAPVVDGKVFLEGTVETPRNVFFYVLNATRDGGMRLAPVKGQSFVLEPGDLKLTMDGRAKFIVEGGHYNDIVINSWRLSPEYLEHMEAYNRTVKSVEGETEDERRARVDKSSEIFNGMLQLENQGRQQVALAHDDPLARKLTIQSTWLRGPWITDAVRRLAEIIPDDPWVIESLASEEAYAANRARADTFAVGSQIEDFEAETLDGEIVSVSGAREGKDVVLVEFWASWCGPCRAEIPHMKQAYSEHGPSGFEIFSFTVDDEREDWVEASEEEDLPWINAGMGMDHPATKAYGVTGVPANFLVDAASGEIVARNLRGHKLDEALEERFANSGDEG; from the coding sequence ATGGAGTGCGGGTGTCCCGCCTCCCAGGGAGAGGGAAACCTTCGCTCCCATCGGCCGGTTAACCGGGCCGCGGCCTTGTTCGCGGTAAGATTGGGCCAGCGCCCACGACTGAAGGAAACCGCGAACATGAACTACCGCTGCCTGATTCCCGCATTGACCGCAATTGCTCTTGCCGCCTGCGCGGAAACGGGCGACGACGCAATCGGCGGCACCGAATCGAACCGCTATACGATCACCGGCGACCTCTCGTCCGTTTATGAGAATGGCGAATTCGTTGTCTGGACACCAGCGCCGAAGGAGGACGCGGCCGGGGCCGGGGTCATGACGGCCGCAACCTCGATGTCAGGCGCCGGAAACTCCGAATCCAGCCTCAGGGACGGACTGAATGTTGTTGCCGAGGCACCGGTGGTGGACGGCAAGGTATTCCTGGAAGGAACGGTGGAAACGCCCCGCAATGTGTTCTTCTACGTCCTGAACGCGACGAGAGACGGCGGAATGCGATTGGCGCCGGTCAAGGGTCAATCCTTCGTGCTGGAACCGGGCGATCTGAAGCTGACCATGGACGGCCGCGCCAAGTTCATTGTCGAAGGCGGCCATTACAACGACATCGTGATCAATTCCTGGCGCCTTTCTCCGGAATACCTGGAACATATGGAAGCGTATAACCGGACGGTGAAATCCGTGGAAGGCGAGACCGAGGACGAGCGGCGCGCGCGCGTGGACAAATCCAGCGAGATCTTCAACGGCATGCTGCAACTTGAGAACCAGGGCCGTCAACAGGTGGCCCTGGCCCACGACGATCCGCTGGCGCGCAAGCTGACCATTCAATCCACCTGGCTGAGGGGTCCGTGGATCACGGATGCGGTCCGGAGACTGGCCGAGATCATCCCGGACGATCCATGGGTGATCGAGAGCCTTGCGTCCGAAGAGGCGTATGCCGCCAACCGGGCGAGAGCCGATACGTTCGCGGTGGGCAGCCAGATCGAGGACTTCGAAGCCGAAACGCTGGATGGAGAGATCGTCAGCGTATCCGGCGCGCGTGAAGGGAAGGACGTGGTTCTGGTGGAATTCTGGGCTTCCTGGTGCGGTCCCTGCCGGGCGGAGATCCCGCACATGAAGCAGGCCTATTCCGAACACGGCCCCAGTGGATTCGAGATCTTCTCGTTCACGGTGGACGATGAACGCGAGGACTGGGTGGAGGCTTCAGAGGAAGAGGACCTGCCCTGGATCAATGCCGGAATGGGCATGGATCATCCCGCCACCAAAGCCTACGGGGTTACCGGCGTGCCGGCGAACTTCCTGGTGGACGCCGCCTCGGGCGAAATCGTGGCCAGGAACCTGCGGGGACACAAGCTCGACGAAGCGCTTGAGGAGCGCTTCGCGAATTCAGGCGACGAGGGCTAG